A segment of the Crassostrea angulata isolate pt1a10 chromosome 10, ASM2561291v2, whole genome shotgun sequence genome:
ATAACGATTATGGTTCTAATCCTCAAATTGCTCAAAATTTGCTTACTGTAAATGCACGAGAAATGTGTTGCATAACTTCAGAAACGCGCATATTTACACAAACCGAGTCTATGAAGAAAATCGTACCTTTAGATAGATACGTCATTTTCCCGCCATCTCCGTCTTCACGGTTTTCATCGGTAATCATCGGCCTATCTGACGGAAAAGCCCGAATATTCCCCCTTTCCATAACAACAACACAAAACTTCGCAGAAGCGCTTACGTCACTTAAATCTGCGTATCGGGCACTTTTCTGTGCAATATTCATTCGCGGggtaaattatattaaaattattagcatttttaaatatatatatttcatttttatatataacaatagttttaaaatgttattttaaactGTTTCACAAATTATTGCGATGAATTTTAAACCTTTTACAAACACTCGTTTGGACTCTTTTTTGTAGCGTAAGAATTCTTCAAGGTGATTTACGTCCAATAATGGTGGCCAAGTAAGTCGAAGTAGACATTTAAGAAATAGCCATGAGTTCAGAAATAGAGCCCCACATTacgaaaaaatatgaaatcaagAAACGTCTAGGAAAAGGGGTAAGTGGATTTGTAATTGTTGGTATTATTTTGCAACAGATTCGTAAAAATTTTTAGTTGTAAGTTGGTAACGAGGTACGCTTTCTTTGCCATAAAAGAATGTGTCAGTACATGCCTTATAAACTGTCAGCTTTTTATATGTAATtacattataacatttttactaGATTTTCCCCATCTTTGTAACTTACATCATTTCGGTCTATTTGTTCAAAGATATTTAAACTATGTTTTTATTACttgtaacaatatttatataatatatacgtataaatatgaataaatacattacatgtaatgcattTACTGTTTATTTCGATATAATACTTATAGTAAATTACTATTGCATCAAGAACGCTATATATTTAACAACTGAAGCTAGACATAAATTATAGTGATAAAATACTTTtacagttgttgatgttttgttgatttacttttaaagctgcttggtccgattttatatcaaattttatgcacgcttttaaacgatggctatgcttagtatatgtataataatagacattgcagtagttttacccgtcaattatgccaaatttcaatgaagaaaaatacgtacaaaatttgctaacaaaacaaacgacattaaaaggtaccgcgttatttcgcctcatgttaaatttcacccctgacgacgcgacgggtatggttgtattacgactttgacatcgctttaaataaaggtcgaaatgatcagacaattacaaataaacatgtgtacgttttgttcgctaatatttccaaagtctgctttctttacaatcgatgcatagcatgcgggttgaataaccccaatcattcgggggacgaaaccaagcggtttccttttctaaacattcccgtgatgcattttggtttgttttttcgtttgcccaaagagaaattatttttatttactttgaatatttctaatttactttgaaaggagactgattctgctggtgtaaattggagaaagtccataactttctaagatgaatgatttgtatggaaaaaattttgatactgtaattacaaaaaaatcggaccaagcagctttaatttgATAGCTCATCACAACTAgctaaaatatataatgtgtTGTTAATACAGTATATCAAGTGAAGCATGATTCAATAGTGAATTATCTCTACAGGCTTATGGAATAGTATGGAAAGCAGTTGACAGAAGAACAGGAGAGGTTGTTGctgtaaagaaaatttttgatgCCTTCAGAAATCAAACAGATGCACAGGTACCTTAAATAGATCTATCGAAGAGATTTGACCGATTAATagataaaaagatttttgtaaGAATTTCATTGTTGTTAGTTCTTGACAAAACTCTTCCAACTCATCAGAAGTATACTCTTCATTTTCCATGAATTAATTTCATTATCTTTTCTTTGTTACTAATCTCCAGAGAACATTCAGAGAGATAATGTTTCTCCAAGAATTTGGAGATCATAACAACATTATTAAGCTGCACAATGTGATCAAAGCAGAAAATGACAAAGACATCTACCTCGTTTTTGAATTTATGGGTAAGAAAACAAAGCTATAGTGTTTTCATACAAATTAATAATGCCATTTTTTCTCTCAGTACATtgggaaaaaaaaacttcagaatatcagtaattattgaatatttgaaaatgtattaCCCCATTAATCTTATCatatcattatcaaaaaaattaattacattgtaaaataaattacagAGACAGATCTGCATAATGTTATAAAGAGAGGGAGCATTCTCAAGGATGTACATAAACGTTACATCATGTATCAGCTGTTCAAGGCCACCAAGTACCTTCACTCGGGCAATGTCATACATAGAGACCAGAAGGTACATGTAACACCATGCTTCTGTATACAGAAATGTGTCAAACATTAAATCTTAGTACCGtacattgaaattattttcaacataGTTATAATTTGATAGAATTGGAGACATGCATCAACTTGGAATTGTACAAAGTTGTGAGTTCACTGTTGGTTTTTTGCAGCCCTCTAATATTTTACTGGACAGTGAATGTGTTGTAAAAGTCTGTGACTTTGGGCTTGCTCGGTCCTTGACACAGATTGGGGTAGATGCCGAGACTGGAGACCCAAACTTGACAGAATATGTAGCTACTCGCTGGTACAGAGCCCCAGAAATCCTGCTAGCATCTCACAGGTACACAACATCAAGAGAGACTCAAAAAATTTTACAGCTTCACAGTAACATGCTTGtcttaaaagaaataataaaatttacgtAGAATAATAATTATGTGCAAGTTTggtaaaaatgaattatattttgagAGCACAAAGACAATGATACTAAGACATTCAGTAATGTAAGCTGTTTATGATTTATACCCAGGTACACAAAAGGTGTTGACATGTGGTCCCTGGGATGTATCCTTGGGGAGATGCTTGGAGGAAAGCCTTTGTTCCCAGGATCATCCACCCTTAACCAGATAGAGAAAATCATGAGCACTATTCCATTGCCATCCAAAGAAGGTAAAGCATTCTCATTCTGTAACACTGGGATTCTATTTTGCCATTTTAATGGAACAGAATTATTTTCTATGTGTCCTTTAAAAACATCTTTGTAGaagcatttttataaaattttcagtttcATTATCTGAATAGTCattcattttgaaatgtaaaatgGTTTTGATATTTTCAGACATTGACAGTATCAAATCTGCTTATGGTGCATCTATATTGGAAAAGGCAACATTAAAGTaagttgtttgtttgttgtacGTGATAAAAAGTTACACAGAATCATTCATTGTAAATAGAGCCATTTTGTAGTTGGTTTGATTCTTTAAACTGTTGGTTGGAATAATATACACAGAAAAAACACCactgcattaccattacttctcTTTAAAACATACAGAAGCCAATAACATATAATTACTTTTAATGAGTTTGAACATGTAAGATTTCAACTTcaaatgattgaaataaatgtacagTACAGACCATTTGCTAGATATTTTTCAGTTGGTTGCAGTGTTGAATGAATAATTTCAGCAGTAGACATATTTGGCATCCATGTAATTAAGTGTGTTACTTTAATACAGATCAAAGAAATCAATAGAAGAACTATTACCGGACGCTCCAAAAGACGGCATAGACTTACTGAAAAAACTGTTGTTGTTTAATCCGGACAAGAGGATCACTGCTGATGAGGCACTCCGACATCCATACATCTCCAGGTAAACCAGGCTACTACTGTGTTTTCATCATCTTTTATCTATAAACTAGGATGCAATAGTCAAATTTTTCCTcctttttttaagatcagaaaTATGTATTTAAGGGATATTTAagggaatatttgaaaaaaaaaaaaaacacttaaggaggccgatttgttttttttttagcgtAAAAACCAGAATAGAAAAACTCGCaattttaaccatatgtaataaATACCAACAttagtttatttgcaaagtttttaaaaaatctaccatctggttctttttagaAGCCATATCAAAATACAGATTTACTATTTTACTAGAATGTccaaaaatatttgcaatgaaAACTTAAGTCGTCCTTCTTAAAAAACGTACctgtatttttttgttgttgaaaatttaGATGAAAAAACTCAACTGAAAAATGAAATGGAAATTTGGTATGATATTCATAAAAGATTcaacatgtattacaatttgtaatgtatttattttccaTAGATTTCACAATGCTGCTGAGGAGGTATCCCTGAATTACGATGTTGTTCCACCTCTCAGTGATGATGTTCAGCTGACTGTGGAGGAGTACAGGAATAAGTTGTATGAGGTGAGATACTGAGACTATGACGTGAGTGTCTGGGAATGAAGTGAAATACTGAGACTAAAGACTTGAGAGTTAGTGAGTGAAGGGAGATACTGAGACTAAGACTTGAGAGTTTGTGAGTGAGGTGAGATACTGAGATGTAGAATTCAGTCTGTTTACATGATGCTGAGATTATGACTTGAGAGTTTGAGTGCAAGATGAAATACATATGAGTTGAGAGAGTGAGATTGAGACTTTAGGGTCTGTATGAGAGATGTTAAGAGAAAAACTAAGAATTTGTGAATGTGTTGATTGTGAGATAAAAATACCCAGAGACTCTGTGTTTGAGGTGAAATATTGAGACTAAAACTAGGTAATTGGTGTATGAGGCAAGATATTGAGATTGAACTTGGAACTGTGTGTGTATGCAGTAAAGTAGGAGACTAGATTGAACCCATGATTTTGAGGTGAAGAAGTAGACTGCTTGTATGAGGTGAGAAGCTGTAACTCTCTTAAAGCGAGATGTCCAGATTACAACTAAAACCCAGTGGTTTCTTTTTCTGGGGCTAGATGGTATTATCAGGAGTACTGAGACAACTTCACACGTCCATCACATTCAGATATattgttattaaaatttaaagtgcATAGATTTGTCATTAGTACTCAGACTTGAAGCAAGGTATGGATTCGAGGAGAGTTGATGACATTTGGGCCAGATCAATATTCCTTTTATCAGTATTGAAGCATGATGTATACCTTGACAAAAGCATTCAACATTGCATTAATAGAGTGTAATTTTGTTACAGATGATAATACAGAAGAAACAAGAGAGGAGGAGAAAACGTCATGAGATTAGAAGTGCCCAACAGCTGAGGGAGTCCAGCCCTGAAGAAAACCCCCCACCCAGTGAACCTTACCAGAAAGAAAACACTATGCCAGCTAAATTCTCATCAGCATCCTCCAAATACAACAAGCCAGTAGCCGAGGTGCACCCGCACTCGGCCCCTCATCACCAGTCCTCCTTCACTTCAGGTCTGTGTCCAAGGATCAAGAACTTCTATTTCCTCATTTATCTTGTCATTCTATGACATAGGATGTTTGGAGAAGGCATGCTTTAAAGTGAACATTGATAGTGTTAGTGTCTTAAATTGCTGTGTAATATCAAGTTGATTCTTCATTGCATGTTATTTGAATCATTGCAGCCTTTGGAAGAACGACACACACAGATCCCAAGGACATGAGAGCCAGACAGCACAGTCGACAGAGGATGAACGACCAGATCCCCCCTTCCTACTCCAGCAGTGCTGCGGTGAGTAGACGCCCAGTGGACAGACATGTCTACAGGTGTCTCAGTGTTGATAAATGTAGTTAGGCCATGACTCAACAACACATTCTCTACAGCTGTATCCCTGTCAGATCCCATTTCTCCTGTAGACAAATCAATATCACTCTGTCCTTCCAGTCAGTTGCGTTTGATTAATATACAGCAGACTTAAAAACCTTGCTGTTCGTTTCCAGATGTGTCTTACACATGTTATCCTgactgattttgaaaaaaattcggatCTGCGGTTATTAAGAGACTAATTAAATTTAACTTAGGCATTAGCTGTCTATGATATTGAATTGTTGTACAAAGTTTTCTCCTTTTGAAGTttgattttcttgattttatttaccATTCTAAGTGAATGTGAAAAGATGGGATTTAGAGTTTTGGGGtaaattatacatatgtattgaCACAGATGCAGTTGTATGACATTTTTGTTCGAGCACAAAATCCGAGGCTTCAAATGAACCCATTCCTTCTGGGTAGAAACCAGGTGAGATGGGACCTTTGATTGGCTGGTTTGAGGCAGAGCTTTCTCATACATAACCAGCATGGATGTTAGCTAGTTCTCACACTTCCTGTCTTGTGTACTAGTACCCTGTCCTTACTGTATTCTAACTACTTTTTGACCAgtcttattttcttttgaaacagTTATCTGgcagtttttattttccatcctTTTAAATCCGTAtattatttagaagaaaaaaatcaaacattattaattttgtgTTACCGGTatgtaattttgtaaaatgatgAAGTCCTTCCATAGATAGTGCTTTGAAACAACAAGACTGCTTTACAATTGGACAGTATcagttaaatttttatttcagaagaCTTGAGCTGAAAAATCAATGTGTGTTGACCTCTAATATTTTTGTTGTGATCCTTTGCTATAGAcagaataattatataatttaattatattcaTTACTTGTATGTATTTTACTTATAGGTAGATAAATAATATACACTAGTAGAAATTTATTTAGTAGAGTATGCTATAGCTACATTACAGTTTCATATAATTTATTGTATTTCTATTGGCAATACAAACCCTGCAGTTAATATCTTTGGAAATAAAAGACTATTAGAAGTTATGTATGTATAAACACAGAGAGATTATATCTTAAATATCTAAAATGTCTTCTCAAATGTGTTCATCCTTATCATTTTATCTTTCAGATGCAAGACCCTTATCCTCCTATTTCAAAAAATAGACAGACGTCTGCACCAGCAGCTACTAGAGCAGGGTCACGACCCAGCTCAAAATACGGCAGTCAGCCGGGCTCAACAAAAGAGGACAGGGGAGGCTTATCTGTAACCAGTTCACGCCTGGTAAGTTATTACAGACTGGCAGATTTGTGGTCCTCGGAGGAATTACAGATTGTTCTTAGAATATTGCACATCTTTACAGTGTCACTGTAGGCTTTTGCTTCATATCTAATAGTTATTCTTGACAGAAGTTGAGTTTGTCAGTACTGAGTCATAACTCCACATGTGATCAGCAATCCTGAAAACAAACTGACTGGAATGTTTTACATGAGATATTTAAATCCAATGATTTTTTCCCCCtgtatttctataaaaaaagagACTTGCTTTCATGGAGCTGTCATAACAATAAGAACTATTAAGAAACTGAAGTTGCAAGTTTGtctagaaccaaaaatgttacatgtacctaCTTGACAAGctggattttattttattttattcttgtCAAGGTTAAGTATGATTTATATAAGCATTAAGCCTTGACATTGTGAAGATGGTATTTTCAGAGGTCCTTGTCCTTATTTTCTTTAATGTTCTGTAAATGCtttgctttttaattttaagaaaattgcaCTGGTTTTCCAAGGAAATCTCTCCATTTGAAATGCTGCTTTTTTAACCCTCAGCTATTGTTTTCTTTCAGTCTGGTAGTAAAAAATAAACGTATGTTGACCTTTAAGTTCACATATACACACTGTGTTTCCTTTGATTGCCAGTGATTTTtaaagctgattattttttttaataatgaatttttatttttttttatgttgaagAGTATCAGGATGTGTTGTATCATTAATCAATGTTTCATTTTCCTTAATTGTTTATCTCTGAAAACTTAAAGAAAATGAGCATGTACATCAGAAAATTTTCATCTATATATATTCAATTCTGCTATGTTGTACCCCTAGTCATGGGAACAAATCTGTAAGAATTTAGGTTTTATATTCAACATGAGAAAGACTTTTTGACAAGTAATTTGCTTATCTTAAATACCTACTACACAAATTTAAGTTTCAATCCACAGAAAAGTCAtgacttaaaaaaatcttctatgGTAGTTCAATGTTGTATTAGGTATGAATTCTTTATAGAGATGTACACTGATGCAACATCACATCCTGGTTTCTTCTGTAAATTTACACTTGTGTATGCAGTGTTCAGGCTAGATATTAATTAATACACATCTAACTTTTCTGTCCTGTTTTCTTATTTGAAGTGTGTGTGCATCAAAATACACCTGAACATATCATATCTAATTAGATTTCTTGTCTatcatctttcttttaaatctatctctctcttttctttttttgggtGGATCCTGGTTTCGGGGTCATTTTATCAaccaaaaattatatataatgatgAAAATGACCTATTAAAAAAGACTTGAAAAAAGATCCTTCTGGCCTGAATGCTGTTTTGGTATAAATGAAACATGGAATACTCCTATTTTTCAGtactttatacatatttttcagTTGTTTTAACCAGTGTTTCATTGTTAGAATGCACGCTGGTACATATTCTGTATTTTTTATGGTTCCCTGAAAAGAGGAAAgtaacaaaaagttgaaaagtaATAGAATTCTATCTTTAGGCTGTATTTGATTTTGGACAAGAACCCTTATATTAAAGACACGAGTTTGAAGGTGTTCCATTATAGAGATAGGGAGTGTATTATGATGTAAAATTTTCTCTACAGTTAGGCATTGGTCGGTTGATAAAATGTGCAATGGATCCACCACTTCCACCTATAAGATCTTCCTATCAAGCATATTGCGACTCGTACCATGACACATACCATCCCGTCAGTGTGCATGGTAACACGTACCACAATACGTTCTACGATTCGTATCGAGACGGTGATGTAAGTGCTGGTGTGGCTGATTCTTTGCAGTTTTTCTAATCACAGAGATGTACTTAATCTCATCGTAGTTAGTAGCTTCTTGTACttcatcagtacatgtacaagcaaTTGGCACTGCACACGTACATCCATTGTCCGCTAATACTGAGACCCCCTCATCAAGAAATACCgttacatgtagtattttcCATTTTTTGCTGTAAATCCATTATTATCATTCTCAGAGTGAACTTTTACATCTGAATTTTTTGCTTTGCAGATTTTAAGCTTATTTTAAGCATGCTCCTTTACCTGATGcctaattttatattattgaaaatatttttattccatttgctGTTCTCACAGATTGTTCTtaagcaatattcattttgCTGTGTTAAGACatctacattatttatttactacATACATCTTAGTTTTGATTCATAAAATAgatatcattgtttaaaaattttatcatcTTTAGATTTTGATGTTACCTAGCTTTACTCCTAAAAACTTTAGGTGTAACTTCTTTTTGATATATCATATTTGACACAATTTTTAGTCCATCAACTTGAGGACTCAAGTCTTGCTAACCAATCAAGTGTTTTTCAAGTGTAAACATCCATGTTTGATTTACTGTAAATTAATGCTactaaaatgattcaaaattgcactttaaaatttatatatgtGCATTTCAAGCAATGAATTGGTGTGTTTAATTGTGCTTCACCTTCGTGTTTTTGACGAGAACTGTATTTTCTGGTGTGTACTTTGAGCACCATAGGTTGTAGCTTTGGTCTGATGCACTCGATTAGAGATCACGCCAGCAGACTTTGCAGTGTAGTGTATGATCAAGTGAAGTAAGAAGAATGTAGTGATTAGAGCCAGAGATTTCTGTGTTTTGTGTCAtgttttctacatgtatattgagaGTTATTCAAGTAGAAAAATTTGGATATAAGATGAAGTTTGAAAACAGTTTTGAAAGCAAAGCATGTTCTCAATATTTTACAGGTTCTGGATATGTGATTATTTATGTATAGGAAATACATCATGTACAaagcaatttcactgtgtattTTTTGCCTATTTTAGGTTCCTGGCCAGAGACCAGTATCAGCCACGACCCAGAAACAGAAACCAATCTATGGAAAGAAGCAGTTCAGTAATGCAATCAACAACCCCTCCCATGGGGCCCCAAAGGCCTACTTTGGAAGTTACAACCAGAATATTGGAACCATCTCTGCCTCAGGTCTGGCTGCCATACAGGGGGGCAAAAAATCCTGAAGACTGACTGACAGAAGATTCACAGTACCTTCCCATGGACGCCATTTGGCCATACAGACTTTAATTTCATATCTGATCAAGATATATGTGGAGGTTATTTTTGTGGACTAAATGGTGAAAATTTTACACTAAATGACAGGGTCTACgtatacattgtataaaaacaaaacatagcATTATTTGACTTTGTATAAGTGCATTACCAATCCCAAGTTATGTTTATTAATAGCTATTGATAAACAGAAGAGGATAGATAATATAGCCATGGCCATACTTAAGTTGCCATAAAAGATTTTCCTAATGGGATTATATAAATTAATGTGATCATTACCTGCTATCTATGAATATAGAGTGATCTCTAGAATTGGAAAATTGCAAAACATAATATGTATTCATATCTTTGTAATTCACACCTACATAGTTCCCTGTCTTTTACTTAGAGAATGGaggatttcattatttatacaTTAACTTAGTTGGTGCACAATTagcttttaaaagtttaaaggttatttgtACTTGGTGTGCTAAGATCTAGCATTCATAATTACTCAGTGGGATTATTTCTTCTTAATCTCAGcattaaatcaataaaagtaAGATTAAGTAGGTAATATGCTTtacaaaattttctaaattaatgtttaatgaaTGAGTGGGTGGGGCTGTTAAAATATCGTACCAGTAATTAAGGAAACTTTCCTCTGATTTCTTAGGTTAATGAGAAATACATCCCTAGTTATAATGTGTTCATTGTCTGTAAATATTAGCATTTGTCATTGTACAGCCAATCACAAATCCTTGTCATACCACAGTATTATTCCATCCACAAACCAAACATTCCACTAGTGTAGGGCTGTAACAGGGGTGGCTAGCTAGCCAATCAGGTGAAGGAGTACTAACTATGATCTACTTGTAGCAGCTCCAGTTGATGAGATCCCAGGGGGGCTAGGGGTCCATTGTTTACTACTGTCCCTGTGGGGATGGTGTGGACACACCATTACTTAAATCACTTATGACTATTGTTACACAgtgtattgtataaaattgttattattatgtaagttataaaaaaaatcattaatatatgacagatgtgtgtatttttattatcatatttattgaACATGTATTGTTCATAATGCATGgcttaattttatttggaagtATGACTGAATGTTTGCCTGTGCATGAAAGAATTATTCTatcacatttttgttttatatttttattttgtctctatgtatattgtaaaaaaaaaaaaagaaagatgaaaATGTTATCTTCTTGTCAAGACTGATACTTGGTGAATAGTGAAAGGAAACCTTAAAAACTTAACATACTAAGGTGAACAGTGATCAAATACTATTCTTATTACAAGTATGTTTTGATACTGTATGCATCCATTTAGCTGATAGAAAGAAATCACAATAAAATGATGCTGATTTATGTACCAAAATTCCTCTATGAGGTAATCCTAAAACCACTAGTACTGAGTGcaagatttgattttgtgaTGATGCAAGGGGTCTCAGTGATAAGTATGTGTGAATGAAGCTGtctaaataataagaaaagtccAATGGACTTTATTTCATAGTGAGTTTGTTTTGAGGAATTTTGTATTTCTCAGATTGTTGATGTATTTAATTGcctatttttgtgtttttattgctAATTCCATACAGATGTGatatttgattcattttataCCAGATGACcgtttatatgtatatatagagTCTAATCACCCAGTGTCCGTCCTAAACAATGTGATTGTAGATCTTTTATTTGaccttttttattatcattgatttttagCATTTTTCTGTTTAGTTGTACTATGACACATCAGCTGCCCTTTTTACCAGTTGGTTCACGTTGATTCGTGTCAGCCTAGAAGTCTAGAATACCAGctacatataaaaagaaattgataataaaGGTGGATGAAATCTATGACATGTTTGTGTGTTTTGTTTGAGTTTCAGAAAGGCTCCTCTTGTTGGTGATAAATTCCCTGCAAGCTTGAATCTTGACAGTGTCAGAGCTGCTCTAGTCCTCCGTGATGGAGTATGAAACTTGGACCAGCTTTTCTTTATGATGATGTCTTAAATGTCTAGCGCAAAGCTTCTGTAAAACACCAGTTTTGAACAAGAATAGGGAtggaaataaaattctaaaggaaaattcgaaaattgcattttagtaCCAGCAAAACCTAGCTGAACACGACCAATCATTTAAatggctttttttttaatttagttttggACAATTATAATAAAGCATTGTATTAATGGAACTATCGGTCGATTTTATATGACATTTTTTATGACATTGTTGTCTTTCTCGTTATCAGCCGCATAAAGGCGTTATATTGACATTATGATTGAAAGTAAATATTTAGGGCTTTTCGTTTATACGGGGTATCGCCATTTGCTGCAATAATAAGCTCATTGGGgtaattattgtcaaaatccgagcaaataaataaacataattttatcGCCCAAATTTGTTATAATTCCACGGCGCTGACCGTTAAACTTTTGTAGAGGCCCCTTCAGAAGGGtgttttcaattttacattCAATTAATACAATAATAATTACCCAAAGGTCCAAATATGATTTCTGTGGATATTAAAAGGGAAAGCTGTTCCGTCGTTTTCCCATTTCCCAGAAAATTAAGGGATTTGATAAACTTACTATAACTGTTGGTCATTCATCCCATTTCCCCCCCTGCGTACTAAACATGAGTAACACGAAAGAACTTCCCCACCCATATTGAGGTCCAAATCAGATTGTGTGATGCTGTAGtccaaagttgttttattttgtgaGAAGAATGCTGTGTAAAATGGAAGTGAGTTTTCTTGTTCTCTCCGTTCTCTTTGTCTTTCCCGCAACCGCTGATGATGACGTCATTTTGGCTGTTCTGGGGAGCACCGTAGTTTTGGACTGTAAGATTCCTCAGACTGACACCCTGATCTGGGACCGGCCTGACGGCACGGTGCTCGCCATCAAGGGCGCTGTTCATCAGACCGTGAACGCCAGCAGGTTCATACTGCGGAACGCCTCGGCGCTGCAGTCACTC
Coding sequences within it:
- the LOC128164531 gene encoding extracellular signal-regulated kinase 2-like isoform X1, encoding MSSEIEPHITKKYEIKKRLGKGAYGIVWKAVDRRTGEVVAVKKIFDAFRNQTDAQRTFREIMFLQEFGDHNNIIKLHNVIKAENDKDIYLVFEFMETDLHNVIKRGSILKDVHKRYIMYQLFKATKYLHSGNVIHRDQKPSNILLDSECVVKVCDFGLARSLTQIGVDAETGDPNLTEYVATRWYRAPEILLASHRYTKGVDMWSLGCILGEMLGGKPLFPGSSTLNQIEKIMSTIPLPSKEDIDSIKSAYGASILEKATLKSKKSIEELLPDAPKDGIDLLKKLLLFNPDKRITADEALRHPYISRFHNAAEEVSLNYDVVPPLSDDVQLTVEEYRNKLYEMIIQKKQERRRKRHEIRSAQQLRESSPEENPPPSEPYQKENTMPAKFSSASSKYNKPVAEVHPHSAPHHQSSFTSAFGRTTHTDPKDMRARQHSRQRMNDQIPPSYSSSAAMQLYDIFVRAQNPRLQMNPFLLGRNQMQDPYPPISKNRQTSAPAATRAGSRPSSKYGSQPGSTKEDRGGLSVTSSRLLGIGRLIKCAMDPPLPPIRSSYQAYCDSYHDTYHPVSVHGNTYHNTFYDSYRDGDVPGQRPVSATTQKQKPIYGKKQFSNAINNPSHGAPKAYFGSYNQNIGTISASGLAAIQGGKKS
- the LOC128164531 gene encoding extracellular signal-regulated kinase 2-like isoform X3, producing the protein MSSEIEPHITKKYEIKKRLGKGAYGIVWKAVDRRTGEVVAVKKIFDAFRNQTDAQRTFREIMFLQEFGDHNNIIKLHNVIKAENDKDIYLVFEFMETDLHNVIKRGSILKDVHKRYIMYQLFKATKYLHSGNVIHRDQKPSNILLDSECVVKVCDFGLARSLTQIGVDAETGDPNLTEYVATRWYRAPEILLASHRYTKGVDMWSLGCILGEMLGGKPLFPGSSTLNQIEKIMSTIPLPSKEDIDSIKSAYGASILEKATLKSKKSIEELLPDAPKDGIDLLKKLLLFNPDKRITADEALRHPYISRFHNAAEEVSLNYDVVPPLSDDVQLTVEEYRNKLYEMIIQKKQERRRKRHEIRSAQQLRESSPEENPPPSEPYQKENTMPAKFSSASSKYNKPVAEVHPHSAPHHQSSFTSAFGRTTHTDPKDMRARQHSRQRMNDQIPPSYSSSAAMQLYDIFVRAQNPRLQMNPFLLGRNQMQDPYPPISKNRQTSAPAATRAGSRPSSKYGSQPGSTKEDRGGLSVTSSRLVPGQRPVSATTQKQKPIYGKKQFSNAINNPSHGAPKAYFGSYNQNIGTISASGLAAIQGGKKS
- the LOC128164531 gene encoding extracellular signal-regulated kinase 2-like isoform X2 — its product is MSSEIEPHITKKYEIKKRLGKGAYGIVWKAVDRRTGEVVAVKKIFDAFRNQTDAQRTFREIMFLQEFGDHNNIIKLHNVIKAENDKDIYLVFEFMETDLHNVIKRGSILKDVHKRYIMYQLFKATKYLHSGNVIHRDQKPSNILLDSECVVKVCDFGLARSLTQIGVDAETGDPNLTEYVATRWYRAPEILLASHRYTKGVDMWSLGCILGEMLGGKPLFPGSSTLNQIEKIMSTIPLPSKEDIDSIKSAYGASILEKATLKSKKSIEELLPDAPKDGIDLLKKLLLFNPDKRITADEALRHPYISRFHNAAEEVSLNYDVVPPLSDDVQLTVEEYRNKLYEMIIQKKQERRRKRHEIRSAQQLRESSPEENPPPSEPYQKENTMPAKFSSASSKYNKPVAEVHPHSAPHHQSSFTSAFGRTTHTDPKDMRARQHSRQRMNDQIPPSYSSSAAMQDPYPPISKNRQTSAPAATRAGSRPSSKYGSQPGSTKEDRGGLSVTSSRLLGIGRLIKCAMDPPLPPIRSSYQAYCDSYHDTYHPVSVHGNTYHNTFYDSYRDGDVPGQRPVSATTQKQKPIYGKKQFSNAINNPSHGAPKAYFGSYNQNIGTISASGLAAIQGGKKS